The nucleotide sequence CTTCATCACTGTGCGGACATCGTCCTCGCCGATGACGAAGTGCATCATGCCGATGCTCCCACCCTCCGCCTGGAGAAGATCAAAGGCGGCGTCTACGGGGTGCTTGGCAAGCCGCTCCGCGATCTGCGTGATGCTGAGGCCCTCGCACCACTTGTTCTCGTCGCGCTTGAGAGAGCTCAGCACGACGGTGTCCCATCCACCAGAATCGGCAAGATAACCGGCCTCCATATCCTGCAGGACTGTCTCACGAAGCCTGGCCCTCTGCTCGGGATCAGACAGCCGGGCGACGAGCGCCTTGTTCCCGCCGTCGTGCGCCCATTTGGGAAGCATGATACCAAGTCCGGTGGAGGTCGCGAGATATGGATATTGGTCAAGGAACACATCGCCGCCGTCCGACAGAGCCGCGTCTATGACGGCCAGCGACTTTGCGACGAGCCCCCAGTTCTTGACCCCACAGGCCTTGTGGTGAGAAATCTGGACTCCGGCCCCGGACTCTCGCCCGATGCGCAGGGCCTCCTCAACGGCCTCGACGACGGCCTCGGCCTCGTTGCGCATGTGCGTGGCGTAGATTCCGCCGTACTCCGCGGCGACCCTGCAGAGCTCGACGACCTCTTCGGTCTTGGCGTAGCATCCGGGCGGATAGATCAACCCGCTGGAGATGCCGAACGCACCCGCCTGCATCGCTTCGCGCACAAGAGCACGCATCTCCTGGAGTTCCTGGTCGGTCGGCGGACGGTCGCTGTATCCGACCGCCACCTCGCGGACGGTCCCGTGGCCGACGAGCGTGGCGAAATTGATGGCCATCGGAGTGGCATCAAGGACGTCGAGGAACTCAGACATCGTGCTCCAGGAGGGATTGAACCCGCACTCCCTCAGCCAGGACGAGCATTCAGCGACGGGTTGTTTTCCTCCCCGAGGCGCGGACGAATCGCCGCAGTTGCCGCTGACCTCCAAGGTCACGCCCTGAGTGGACTTGCTCTCGACTCGCGGATTGGCGAGGACAAGCTCATCGGTATGCGAATGGATATCAATGAAGCCGGGAGCGACAACGCACCCGTCGGCATCCAGGGTGCGCGCGGCGGACCCGTCCGCCTTTCCTATCGCGGCGATCCGTCCGTCGCTGAGAGCAACGTCGGCAGCAAACCCCGGCCTGCCGCTGCCGTCAATCACGAAGCCGTTTCTGATGAGCATGTCAAACACGGGCGTAACCTCGTCAAGTCAGTTGGTTCTATTGTAACTGTTTCACCAGTCCTTGGGAAGGGGCAACGGACGCCCAGGTCACT is from Armatimonadota bacterium and encodes:
- a CDS encoding D-aminoacylase; translated protein: MFDMLIRNGFVIDGSGRPGFAADVALSDGRIAAIGKADGSAARTLDADGCVVAPGFIDIHSHTDELVLANPRVESKSTQGVTLEVSGNCGDSSAPRGGKQPVAECSSWLRECGFNPSWSTMSEFLDVLDATPMAINFATLVGHGTVREVAVGYSDRPPTDQELQEMRALVREAMQAGAFGISSGLIYPPGCYAKTEEVVELCRVAAEYGGIYATHMRNEAEAVVEAVEEALRIGRESGAGVQISHHKACGVKNWGLVAKSLAVIDAALSDGGDVFLDQYPYLATSTGLGIMLPKWAHDGGNKALVARLSDPEQRARLRETVLQDMEAGYLADSGGWDTVVLSSLKRDENKWCEGLSITQIAERLAKHPVDAAFDLLQAEGGSIGMMHFVIGEDDVRTVMKHPAVVIGSDATARTFDGPMTTGKPHPRAYGTFARVLSKYVREENVLPLERAVAKMTGMPARRLGLKDRGTIAVGNAADITIFNPDTVEDTATFDNPVSPARGIRFVIVAGQVVLEDGAFTGAMPGKVLRHGG